A portion of the Staphylococcus felis genome contains these proteins:
- a CDS encoding HAAS signaling domain-containing protein, with product MKKQEYLQTLYLHLKNIPEEEKQDIVAEYDRHFIEGLKDGRSEEEIAEILGSPKGIARDLSASSAIHTAENEKNSFNIAQAIFAVLGLSILNFILVLGPLLMFITFMILLIVMALFFLAIPFILMFKEVNPDWGTVYIADWFAAIGWFGLGLMILVVLWIVIKWSYILIVKYLKWNAALIKGSAHR from the coding sequence ATGAAAAAACAAGAGTATTTGCAAACATTGTACTTGCATTTGAAAAACATCCCTGAAGAAGAAAAGCAAGATATTGTGGCTGAGTATGATCGCCATTTTATTGAAGGCCTTAAAGATGGACGAAGTGAAGAAGAGATTGCTGAAATACTCGGTTCTCCTAAAGGGATCGCGCGTGATCTCTCAGCAAGTAGCGCAATTCATACAGCTGAAAATGAAAAAAATTCTTTTAATATCGCTCAGGCCATATTTGCTGTATTAGGTTTAAGTATTTTAAATTTCATTTTAGTACTGGGGCCTTTACTAATGTTTATCACCTTTATGATATTATTAATCGTTATGGCATTATTTTTTTTGGCGATTCCGTTTATTCTTATGTTTAAGGAAGTTAATCCTGATTGGGGGACTGTTTATATAGCTGATTGGTTTGCTGCTATCGGATGGTTTGGATTGGGATTAATGATATTAGTTGTTTTATGGATTGTTATTAAATGGAGCTATATCCTGATAGTTAAATATTTAAAGTGGAATGCCGCTTTAATTAAAGGGAGTGCACATCGATGA
- a CDS encoding DUF4097 family beta strand repeat-containing protein — translation MKKFLLITFVIGLILCIIGSVGTYYYTFVDNQYHKEDKTIRKSYPLSNIKSINVDAYNTDLSLKKGSQLQVYGTFDRNKVKLDTTVKDGTLYINVNQNKSRPGINVNPFYLERKKELYIQVPERLLEQVHIKGEGVSSEIDGIKANQFDVDVQSGYFDIVKSSLKHMNIKLNKGAFDVETSSFESMNIDNRFGVLDLMDIPKDIPMQLKNDKGTVSVGYRQPLEDTIFKVNNDKGEVDLEAIDGIHQNKVGTGHQTVIIENRYGYIDFYQD, via the coding sequence ATGAAAAAATTTCTTTTGATTACATTTGTGATAGGGTTGATTTTATGTATTATTGGTAGCGTTGGCACATATTATTATACTTTTGTTGACAATCAATATCATAAAGAAGATAAAACTATACGCAAAAGTTACCCATTATCAAATATTAAATCAATCAATGTAGATGCGTATAACACTGACCTTTCATTGAAAAAGGGGAGTCAATTACAAGTATACGGTACCTTTGACCGCAACAAGGTAAAACTAGATACCACAGTTAAAGACGGAACACTTTATATTAATGTAAATCAAAATAAAAGCCGACCTGGAATTAATGTTAATCCATTTTATTTAGAGAGAAAAAAAGAATTGTATATCCAAGTGCCAGAACGGTTATTAGAGCAAGTTCACATTAAGGGCGAAGGTGTGAGTAGCGAGATTGACGGTATAAAAGCTAACCAATTCGATGTAGATGTACAGTCGGGATATTTCGATATTGTAAAAAGTTCGCTCAAACATATGAACATAAAGTTAAATAAAGGTGCATTTGATGTAGAGACATCATCATTTGAAAGTATGAATATTGATAATCGTTTCGGCGTGCTTGATTTAATGGATATACCTAAAGATATTCCAATGCAGCTGAAAAATGATAAAGGAACAGTCTCTGTAGGTTATCGTCAGCCACTTGAAGATACGATTTTCAAGGTGAATAATGATAAAGGTGAAGTTGACTTAGAAGCGATTGATGGTATTCACCAAAATAAAGTAGGAACAGGCCATCAGACTGTTATTATTGAAAATCGTTATGGATATATTGATTTCTATCAAGATTAA
- a CDS encoding Na+/H+ antiporter NhaC family protein, translating to MSEELRSQKHYGALALLPLVIFLVLYVGVGLYFTMQGADDAFSKLPRHVAIFIAIVIAWIAYDRKTPVSQKIKIFTENAGSSGIAQLGLILLLAGAFASAASAMGGQEAMVNMGLSVIPPNLLIPGIFVMSAFVATALGTSTGTQAAFIPIGVAVAQAADLNVAAAAAAVIAGAYFGDNLSIISDTTIAATTGVGAKMKDKFKANFYIALPAAIITFVIYAFIGGTGKIEEDLPYHFVDVLPYLFVLVAAIAGMNVMLVLISGILLTGIIGMLRGNISFFDWTSKIGEGMEGTFMIFLIAFLVSGLVALIRYYGGIDWIIQTMKKRANGTKSAEYSMSFLSAILSAALVHNVLAIIISAPIAKEIGSTYKIAPKRMASLLDIFAASALMVLPHDSGMLMAEQFGNVSYLEVLQYSYYPLILVLCTIISIHLGVFRKSKDTPSQ from the coding sequence ATGTCTGAAGAATTAAGAAGTCAAAAACATTATGGCGCATTAGCATTGTTACCTTTAGTGATTTTTCTAGTCTTATATGTTGGGGTTGGATTATATTTTACAATGCAAGGTGCTGACGATGCATTTAGTAAGTTGCCAAGACACGTTGCAATTTTCATTGCTATCGTTATTGCATGGATTGCATATGATCGTAAAACGCCTGTTTCACAGAAGATTAAAATTTTTACGGAAAATGCAGGCTCATCTGGTATTGCACAGCTTGGATTGATACTATTGTTAGCAGGTGCTTTTGCAAGTGCTGCCTCGGCTATGGGTGGTCAGGAAGCGATGGTAAATATGGGGTTGTCTGTTATTCCTCCAAATTTATTAATTCCAGGGATTTTTGTAATGAGTGCATTTGTTGCGACGGCACTTGGGACTTCAACTGGGACGCAAGCCGCCTTTATTCCTATTGGAGTGGCTGTAGCTCAAGCTGCTGATTTGAATGTTGCAGCAGCGGCAGCAGCAGTGATTGCAGGAGCTTATTTTGGAGATAACTTATCGATTATTTCGGATACAACGATTGCAGCTACAACTGGTGTCGGTGCAAAAATGAAAGATAAATTTAAAGCCAATTTCTATATTGCATTACCAGCTGCGATTATTACATTTGTCATTTATGCTTTTATCGGTGGTACAGGAAAAATTGAAGAAGATCTACCTTATCATTTTGTAGATGTTTTGCCGTACTTATTTGTGCTAGTTGCTGCGATTGCCGGCATGAATGTAATGCTTGTACTAATTTCAGGTATTTTATTAACAGGAATTATTGGTATGTTAAGAGGGAATATATCATTTTTTGATTGGACATCTAAAATTGGAGAAGGAATGGAAGGAACGTTTATGATCTTCCTGATTGCCTTTTTAGTGTCAGGTCTTGTGGCGCTGATTCGTTACTATGGTGGGATTGACTGGATTATTCAAACGATGAAAAAACGTGCAAATGGAACAAAAAGTGCGGAGTATTCGATGAGTTTCCTATCTGCTATTTTATCTGCGGCACTCGTGCATAATGTATTAGCAATTATTATATCAGCACCTATTGCAAAAGAAATTGGTAGCACATATAAAATTGCGCCAAAGAGAATGGCGAGTTTATTAGATATTTTTGCAGCGAGTGCATTGATGGTGTTACCACATGATAGCGGAATGTTAATGGCTGAACAATTTGGTAATGTTTCATATTTAGAAGTATTACAATATTCATATTATCCGTTGATATTGGTGTTATGTACGATTATCTCGATTCACTTAGGTGTATTCCGAAAATCAAAAGATACACCATCTCAATAA
- a CDS encoding DNA-3-methyladenine glycosylase encodes MDFIHRPTVDIAQDLLGVKLIYESEGITYSGYIVETEAYLGVKDEAAHGFNGKRTPKVESLYQQGGTIYAHSMHRYLLINFVTQSEGIPEGVLIRAVQPEDGLDHMIKNRGKDGFEVTNGPGKFTTAMQIPKSIDGTRLNEGRLKIDTTDRKFPRHIHHSPRIGIPHKGVWTEALLRFSVQGNPYVSRMRVKDRINIDATWL; translated from the coding sequence ATGGACTTTATTCATCGTCCCACTGTTGACATTGCTCAAGATTTACTTGGGGTGAAGTTAATTTATGAATCTGAAGGCATCACGTATTCAGGATATATTGTAGAAACTGAGGCATACTTAGGGGTTAAAGACGAAGCCGCACATGGCTTTAATGGAAAGCGCACCCCAAAAGTTGAGTCACTCTACCAGCAAGGGGGTACCATTTATGCCCATTCGATGCATCGCTATTTATTAATTAACTTTGTGACACAATCTGAAGGCATTCCAGAAGGCGTACTTATACGTGCAGTACAGCCTGAAGATGGTCTTGATCATATGATTAAAAACCGGGGAAAAGATGGGTTTGAAGTTACAAATGGCCCAGGAAAGTTCACCACTGCTATGCAAATCCCAAAATCTATTGACGGGACACGTCTGAATGAAGGGCGCTTAAAAATTGATACGACAGATAGAAAATTTCCCCGCCATATTCATCACAGTCCTCGTATTGGTATTCCTCATAAAGGGGTATGGACTGAAGCACTACTGCGGTTTTCCGTTCAAGGAAACCCATATGTATCGCGAATGCGTGTCAAAGATCGCATCAATATTGATGCAACTTGGCTATAA
- a CDS encoding DUF805 domain-containing protein translates to MYETPQVGFLEAYQLFWKNYVNFKGRSRRSEYWWVALWHFIILIGGGLLSALLFLIPGVGAVIGAAGFIVILAIYPLAIVIPNYALLTRRFHDRGLSMFIPIVSFVLSLVLSLSNVISESRTLYENPDANYKVSEQMGLLSFLPVWLQVLLGLLSILLTLISFVVSLLNSKKETNKYGPSPKYVDNPTTNESDIKHQSVSSETVDTPKNKETDDPYKY, encoded by the coding sequence ATGTACGAAACACCGCAAGTAGGTTTTTTAGAAGCATATCAATTATTTTGGAAAAACTATGTCAACTTTAAGGGGAGAAGCCGACGAAGTGAATATTGGTGGGTTGCCTTATGGCACTTCATTATCTTAATTGGTGGAGGATTATTATCGGCACTCCTCTTTTTAATACCGGGTGTGGGAGCTGTTATAGGTGCAGCAGGTTTTATTGTCATTTTGGCTATTTATCCCTTAGCTATAGTGATTCCCAATTATGCACTATTGACACGTCGATTTCATGATCGTGGACTATCGATGTTCATTCCGATTGTGTCATTTGTTTTATCGTTAGTATTGTCACTTTCTAACGTTATCAGTGAAAGTCGAACATTATATGAAAATCCGGATGCTAATTATAAAGTAAGTGAACAAATGGGGCTTTTATCATTTTTACCTGTATGGCTTCAAGTCTTATTAGGATTGCTATCTATTTTATTAACACTGATTTCATTTGTAGTGTCATTGTTAAATAGCAAGAAAGAAACGAATAAATACGGTCCGTCTCCAAAATATGTCGATAATCCAACAACAAACGAGTCTGATATCAAACATCAAAGTGTATCATCGGAGACAGTTGATACCCCAAAAAATAAAGAGACAGATGACCCATATAAATATTAA
- the ltrA gene encoding group II intron reverse transcriptase/maturase, with amino-acid sequence MYRKSPSLMELVVRPDNIEKAIKKVKKNKGAPGIDGMKVSELRAHFAQYFSQITKKLLEGTYQPQAVRKVQIPKPNGKMRVLGIPVARDRVIQQAIKQVIEPSIDRTFSNHSHGFRPNRSTGTALKQCAIYYEEGYKIAVDCDLKQCFDMLNHDKLMYLFERHVQDKSISTFIRRSLQVGAIDLSGEVAERKIGAPQGGVISPLLCNIYLHELDKELEKRGHRFVRYADDFVIFVRTKRAGERVMMSVTKFIEKQLKLAVNEDKSRIGAVTRLKFLSCLITKVNGVCRFRPTTEAKRNLIRVLRKITKRNRPGTFKDIITEINQVTRGWINYFGRGFIREFIETTQSWLNRRLRQLILKRWKRVRTKYKMLRQYGLDHRSAMKIAQSRKKYWRLSNTHEVHRALTTKQLYKWGLIPLTQLAELAYARY; translated from the coding sequence ATGTATCGTAAGTCTCCATCATTGATGGAGCTTGTTGTAAGACCAGACAACATAGAAAAAGCTATCAAGAAAGTTAAGAAAAACAAAGGTGCTCCTGGAATTGACGGCATGAAAGTCAGTGAACTTCGTGCTCACTTTGCGCAGTACTTTTCACAGATAACGAAAAAACTGCTTGAAGGCACATACCAACCTCAAGCAGTTCGAAAAGTGCAAATTCCCAAACCAAATGGGAAAATGCGTGTGCTTGGTATCCCTGTCGCTAGAGACAGGGTAATACAACAAGCGATTAAACAAGTGATTGAACCCAGCATCGACCGAACATTTTCGAATCATAGCCATGGTTTCAGACCTAATCGTAGCACAGGAACAGCACTTAAGCAATGCGCTATTTACTACGAAGAGGGCTATAAAATAGCCGTGGATTGTGATTTGAAACAGTGCTTTGACATGTTAAATCATGATAAGCTGATGTATTTGTTCGAACGCCATGTTCAAGATAAGTCAATTTCAACATTTATCCGTAGAAGTTTACAAGTAGGTGCCATTGACCTATCTGGCGAAGTCGCAGAAAGAAAGATAGGTGCACCACAAGGGGGCGTTATCTCTCCTTTACTATGTAATATCTATCTACATGAACTGGATAAAGAACTCGAAAAGCGTGGACACCGGTTTGTACGCTATGCAGATGACTTTGTCATCTTTGTACGGACAAAACGTGCAGGTGAACGCGTAATGATGAGTGTAACGAAATTCATTGAAAAGCAACTGAAGTTGGCTGTCAATGAAGATAAAAGCAGAATAGGAGCAGTCACACGTTTAAAGTTCTTGAGTTGTCTAATAACCAAGGTAAATGGGGTTTGTCGTTTCAGACCGACTACGGAAGCAAAAAGAAATTTAATACGCGTCTTAAGGAAAATAACGAAACGAAATAGACCCGGTACCTTTAAAGACATTATCACTGAAATTAACCAAGTGACGAGAGGCTGGATAAATTACTTTGGTAGAGGTTTTATCAGAGAATTTATTGAAACCACGCAATCTTGGTTAAACCGCCGACTTAGACAACTCATACTTAAACGGTGGAAAAGAGTAAGAACTAAGTATAAGATGTTGCGCCAATATGGTCTTGACCATAGAAGTGCGATGAAAATCGCACAGTCTCGAAAAAAGTACTGGCGACTATCAAACACGCACGAGGTTCATCGTGCACTTACAACAAAACAACTCTACAAGTGGGGACTGATACCATTAACCCAGCTTGCAGAGTTGGCTTACGCAAGATATTGA
- a CDS encoding YfcC family protein — MKKIKQIKMPHTYALLMMVIIIASLLTYVIPSGAFERKEEGGQTIVVPGSYEAFSSPPVGFLDIFRAIPEGLMSAADIVFYVFLVGGAFGIIHKCGAIEAGVNRMMTILGSSKVMMIPLTMLIFSVLGFSIGLAEETIIFVPVGVIIARTLGYDALTGTAMVILGSASGFIGGMLNPFTVGVAQKVAELPLFSGWGLRTIIYIFIWSVAVLAVMMYAKKVKKSPEKSIVYKLELDEKGKYPKPTQQDFSKRQLLSLIIISLAIILNVFGIFRYGWSFNEMSANFLFAGLIAGFVGGLGFNGTFDALLEGMKNILFGAIIVGFAKGIIVILENGKIIDTIVYIMSSFLNGLPPVVTIIGMFLFQFVLNFFIPSGSGQALTTMPLLVPISDLLQINRQITVLAFQYGDSISNSLFPTSAVLMGALAVANISYIQWIKFAWRIILAWVIICGVAMSIAYLMGY; from the coding sequence ATGAAAAAAATCAAACAAATCAAAATGCCTCATACGTATGCTTTATTAATGATGGTAATTATTATTGCGAGTCTACTCACTTATGTGATTCCATCTGGAGCATTTGAACGTAAAGAGGAAGGCGGGCAGACTATTGTTGTTCCGGGATCTTATGAAGCATTTTCGTCACCACCAGTTGGTTTTTTAGATATTTTTAGAGCGATACCTGAAGGACTAATGAGTGCAGCGGATATCGTGTTTTATGTATTTTTGGTAGGTGGTGCATTCGGTATTATTCATAAGTGTGGTGCGATTGAAGCGGGGGTCAATCGAATGATGACAATTCTCGGTAGTTCAAAGGTGATGATGATTCCGCTAACGATGTTGATTTTTTCAGTATTAGGATTCTCAATTGGTTTAGCCGAAGAGACGATTATTTTTGTTCCAGTGGGTGTTATTATTGCGCGCACACTGGGATATGATGCGTTAACAGGGACGGCTATGGTCATTTTGGGCTCGGCTAGTGGCTTTATAGGGGGCATGTTAAATCCCTTCACAGTCGGTGTTGCACAAAAAGTTGCAGAGCTACCGTTATTTTCAGGATGGGGATTACGAACGATTATTTATATTTTTATCTGGAGCGTTGCTGTTTTAGCAGTGATGATGTATGCAAAAAAAGTTAAAAAATCACCAGAGAAAAGCATTGTTTACAAATTAGAGTTAGATGAAAAAGGAAAGTATCCAAAGCCCACACAACAAGATTTTTCAAAGCGTCAATTATTAAGTCTTATCATCATTAGTTTAGCAATTATATTGAATGTCTTTGGTATTTTTAGATATGGTTGGTCTTTTAACGAAATGAGTGCTAATTTTTTATTTGCGGGTCTAATTGCAGGATTTGTGGGTGGATTAGGTTTTAATGGTACTTTTGATGCATTATTAGAAGGGATGAAAAATATTTTATTTGGGGCTATTATTGTTGGATTTGCAAAGGGGATTATTGTCATATTGGAAAACGGCAAAATCATCGACACGATAGTATATATCATGTCTTCATTTTTAAATGGATTACCACCAGTTGTCACAATTATAGGGATGTTTCTTTTTCAATTTGTATTAAATTTTTTTATTCCATCAGGATCAGGTCAAGCATTAACAACGATGCCATTGCTTGTTCCGATTTCAGATTTATTACAAATCAACAGACAGATTACAGTGCTTGCATTTCAATATGGTGATTCGATTAGTAATAGCTTATTCCCGACTTCTGCTGTATTGATGGGGGCACTCGCAGTAGCCAATATATCATATATACAATGGATTAAGTTTGCGTGGCGCATCATCTTAGCATGGGTCATTATTTGTGGCGTTGCAATGTCTATTGCCTACTTAATGGGTTACTAA
- a CDS encoding ABC transporter ATP-binding protein: MVLKIDSVSKRFGDFEAVKQISFELEKGRMLGFLGRNGAGKTTTFRMILGLIEPSEGSITFEGKSINATLYNHIGYLPEERGLHPKLIVIEELKYLATLKGVPASSLDATIERWLKRFKIVENRDKKIESLSKGNQQKVQLLASIIHEPELIILDEPFSGLDPVNVELLKEAIIELNQKGSTIIFSSHRMEHIEELCDDVCILNNGEMVVQGTIDDVKSDYGYKRIVIDADYDLSEIESLEGIRKVEKVKTQTYFTIEDESVAQSVFQVIQQKGYVKRFEVVDPTIKEIFIQEVGDWDV; the protein is encoded by the coding sequence ATGGTTTTAAAGATCGATTCCGTGTCAAAACGTTTTGGTGATTTTGAAGCTGTTAAGCAAATATCTTTTGAGCTTGAAAAAGGTAGAATGCTTGGCTTTTTAGGTCGCAACGGTGCGGGGAAAACAACAACGTTTCGGATGATTCTAGGCTTGATTGAACCATCAGAAGGGTCTATTACATTTGAAGGGAAATCTATTAACGCAACACTATATAATCATATTGGTTATTTACCAGAAGAAAGGGGACTCCATCCCAAGCTAATAGTTATAGAAGAGCTCAAGTATTTGGCAACACTTAAAGGTGTACCTGCTTCAAGCTTAGATGCAACGATAGAACGTTGGTTAAAGCGATTTAAAATAGTTGAAAATCGCGACAAAAAAATAGAGTCACTTTCTAAAGGGAATCAACAAAAAGTACAACTACTGGCTAGCATTATACATGAACCAGAACTGATTATTTTGGATGAGCCATTCAGCGGTCTTGATCCAGTCAATGTTGAATTGCTTAAAGAAGCGATTATCGAATTAAATCAAAAAGGTTCAACGATTATTTTTAGTTCACATCGTATGGAACATATTGAAGAACTCTGTGATGATGTTTGCATTTTAAATAATGGAGAAATGGTCGTTCAGGGAACTATTGATGACGTGAAGTCAGATTATGGATACAAACGTATAGTGATTGATGCGGATTATGATTTATCTGAGATTGAGTCACTTGAAGGCATTCGTAAAGTCGAAAAAGTCAAAACACAAACCTATTTTACGATTGAAGATGAGTCTGTAGCGCAATCTGTTTTTCAGGTCATTCAACAAAAAGGCTATGTAAAGCGGTTTGAAGTTGTGGATCCGACGATAAAAGAAATATTTATTCAAGAGGTAGGTGATTGGGATGTCTAA
- a CDS encoding ABC transporter permease, whose product MSKFWATFKLTYSKKLKSKAFIITTIFMILVIVLGANIDKIASMFQGDDNQKIGIITQDQSLYQAIQSQGERLNEETNYSRMTEREAKAKIKDESLDKAYMITESKDHLLSAQILTREASTQSDKAELSAILSQIQTQKVANDLGLNATNLQQLQREVSVQDQLVSNSDKSSYNTNKEEEVFSKIIVMVGTFMMFFIILTYAQQIAMELATEKVSRVSEMIITSVKPTIHILAKISAVLTVALTQILVLGVTSVVAYVAFDLQDKLSELDIHLTGHMIRLIIFAVIFLILGVLTYVILASIFGNLTARIEDMAQSMMPLNLLMIAAFYAGYFGAMNPNSMIIKVLSYVPFFSPFVTLTRMSLPETPTFEGIIVIVIHMILIGLLIWIAAKTYRNAVLTFEKGVIKSLKRVIPKKS is encoded by the coding sequence ATGTCTAAATTTTGGGCGACATTTAAGTTAACTTACTCAAAAAAGTTAAAATCCAAAGCATTTATCATAACGACAATATTCATGATACTCGTTATTGTGTTAGGCGCTAACATTGATAAAATTGCAAGTATGTTTCAAGGTGATGATAATCAAAAAATTGGCATTATCACACAAGATCAATCGCTGTATCAAGCTATTCAATCTCAAGGAGAGCGCTTGAATGAAGAGACCAACTATTCAAGAATGACGGAAAGAGAAGCGAAAGCGAAAATTAAAGATGAATCATTAGATAAAGCGTATATGATTACAGAAAGCAAGGACCATCTTCTATCCGCTCAAATATTAACAAGAGAGGCATCTACTCAATCAGACAAAGCTGAATTAAGTGCTATCTTGTCTCAAATTCAAACACAAAAAGTAGCGAATGATTTAGGTTTAAATGCGACAAATCTTCAGCAATTACAAAGAGAAGTCTCAGTTCAAGACCAACTGGTAAGTAATTCAGACAAGTCATCATACAATACAAATAAGGAAGAGGAAGTGTTTAGTAAAATAATCGTGATGGTTGGAACATTCATGATGTTCTTTATCATTTTGACATATGCGCAACAAATTGCGATGGAATTGGCAACAGAAAAAGTATCTCGTGTATCAGAAATGATTATTACAAGTGTGAAGCCAACGATACACATTTTAGCTAAAATAAGTGCAGTTTTAACAGTGGCATTAACTCAAATTTTAGTGTTAGGAGTAACAAGTGTCGTTGCATATGTTGCATTTGATTTACAAGATAAACTAAGTGAATTGGATATTCATTTGACGGGTCATATGATAAGACTGATAATATTCGCTGTCATCTTTTTAATTTTAGGGGTTTTAACATACGTCATATTAGCTTCGATATTTGGTAACTTGACTGCACGAATTGAAGATATGGCTCAGTCAATGATGCCGCTTAATTTATTAATGATTGCTGCTTTTTATGCCGGTTATTTTGGGGCTATGAATCCAAATAGCATGATTATAAAAGTATTGTCGTATGTACCGTTCTTTTCACCATTTGTCACACTCACACGAATGTCCTTACCTGAAACACCGACATTTGAAGGTATTATCGTAATTGTGATTCATATGATACTCATAGGGCTATTGATATGGATTGCTGCAAAAACATATCGAAATGCAGTGCTGACTTTTGAAAAAGGTGTGATTAAATCTTTGAAGCGCGTTATTCCTAAGAAATCATAA
- a CDS encoding YnfA family protein, with product MNLIYSITIFVIAGLCEIGGGYLIWLWLRADKSIWLGGLGGIALIAYGIVATMQIFPTFGRVYAAYGGVFIVMSLLWGYWIDKSSPDKYDIIGGIICILGVLIMVLPSRG from the coding sequence GTGAATTTAATATATAGTATAACCATTTTTGTAATTGCAGGGTTATGTGAGATAGGAGGAGGTTACCTTATATGGCTTTGGTTGCGTGCGGATAAATCAATTTGGCTAGGAGGTTTAGGAGGAATTGCATTAATTGCATATGGCATCGTTGCAACAATGCAAATTTTTCCTACATTTGGCCGAGTTTACGCAGCATACGGAGGCGTGTTTATCGTGATGAGCTTATTATGGGGTTATTGGATTGATAAGTCATCGCCAGATAAATATGACATCATTGGTGGTATAATATGTATATTAGGGGTACTTATAATGGTACTACCAAGTAGAGGGTAA
- a CDS encoding galactose mutarotase, producing the protein MNINIEKQTNGIELIKIENASSKIVFTNFGARIVSWKIDDNNIVLGNEVEADEFYPNNPFYFGATVGRFGGRIENGTFKLNGETYQLEQNDMPHHLHGGKNGLSDKLFDYEIEEEAHCVRVIFRSQLTEEMDYYPGDIDLKVIFTYDETSTWTIEYEAIATKDTLFNPMNHVYFNLNSDNKVVDNHVLSSDKIQMFPLGDNNLPVLQPIDLVEAFGQTSINLGELFESKDERIASQVTKVQGLDHPFEVDKGTFTLSNDILTLHVQTDTPQVVIFTLNDTTGWKSPMNIYKAHSGVTIETQSMPNDINLLGERAHSIIKANQPFYAKTSYRIENKMS; encoded by the coding sequence ATGAACATCAACATTGAAAAGCAAACGAATGGTATTGAACTCATTAAAATTGAGAACGCATCTAGTAAAATTGTTTTTACTAATTTTGGTGCACGTATTGTCAGTTGGAAGATTGATGACAACAACATCGTTTTAGGGAACGAAGTTGAAGCGGATGAATTTTATCCAAATAATCCATTTTATTTTGGTGCTACAGTTGGGCGATTCGGAGGTCGAATTGAAAATGGTACATTTAAATTGAATGGAGAGACATATCAACTCGAACAAAATGATATGCCTCATCATTTGCATGGAGGAAAAAATGGATTATCCGATAAATTATTCGACTATGAAATTGAAGAAGAAGCACATTGTGTGAGAGTGATATTCCGAAGTCAGCTCACCGAGGAAATGGATTATTACCCAGGTGATATCGACCTCAAAGTCATATTTACATATGATGAAACGAGTACGTGGACGATAGAATATGAAGCAATAGCTACAAAAGATACATTATTCAATCCTATGAATCATGTTTATTTTAATTTGAATAGCGACAATAAAGTAGTAGACAACCATGTTTTATCTAGTGACAAGATTCAAATGTTTCCATTAGGCGACAACAACTTACCTGTACTTCAACCTATCGATTTGGTTGAGGCTTTTGGACAGACGTCTATTAACTTAGGAGAACTATTCGAATCCAAGGATGAACGTATTGCATCACAAGTAACAAAAGTACAAGGATTAGATCATCCGTTTGAAGTTGATAAGGGAACGTTTACATTATCCAATGATATTTTGACGTTGCATGTTCAAACAGATACACCCCAAGTTGTCATTTTTACTTTGAATGATACGACGGGATGGAAAAGTCCAATGAACATTTACAAAGCTCATTCAGGTGTAACTATCGAAACACAAAGTATGCCAAACGACATCAATTTATTAGGTGAGCGCGCGCATTCAATCATTAAGGCCAATCAGCCTTTTTATGCTAAGACGAGCTATCGAATTGAAAATAAAATGTCATAG